One stretch of Candidatus Campbellbacteria bacterium DNA includes these proteins:
- a CDS encoding endonuclease/exonuclease/phosphatase family protein, with product MFRYLLIVILLFFLWFFWASGDALKEGEVVAHKKEFEVAKEGDVFNIVTYNVGYFSGFANEGLAVDKSVGFIEEKRTPDIIIEETKEILKDFEIDILATQEIDRDSKRSQDIDQVDEVADALSSPYSAFAVNWNKNFIPYPITKPSRWFGRTISGQAIFSKFKIVNHKSIKLTRPKQLPLRDSFYFDRLAQVVELDVGRSYPLFVINIHLDAFSADGAIVQSKEVLEIYREYKDKGAVILLGDFNNDIRDDKGNTTLDAFFDSDEIVITKKIFEEDDFTYPSSNAKIRIDHILYDPDELSLINERTLKEVGNGSDHLPVIATFSFIDEI from the coding sequence ATGTTTAGGTATTTATTAATAGTCATTTTATTGTTTTTTCTTTGGTTCTTTTGGGCAAGCGGAGATGCCCTAAAAGAAGGCGAAGTGGTGGCTCATAAAAAAGAATTTGAAGTGGCAAAAGAGGGGGATGTTTTTAATATCGTGACCTATAATGTTGGTTATTTTTCAGGGTTTGCAAATGAGGGGCTTGCGGTAGATAAAAGTGTTGGTTTTATTGAGGAAAAACGCACTCCCGACATTATCATTGAGGAAACGAAAGAGATATTAAAAGATTTTGAGATAGACATACTTGCCACACAGGAGATTGATAGGGACTCAAAAAGGTCGCAAGATATAGACCAAGTGGATGAGGTTGCCGATGCGCTCTCATCACCGTATTCTGCTTTTGCTGTAAATTGGAATAAGAATTTTATCCCCTACCCAATCACGAAACCGAGCCGTTGGTTTGGAAGAACAATTTCCGGACAGGCAATTTTTTCAAAATTTAAAATAGTCAATCACAAATCAATAAAACTTACCCGACCAAAACAACTACCCCTTCGTGATAGTTTTTATTTTGATCGCTTGGCTCAAGTTGTTGAGTTGGATGTTGGGAGGTCTTATCCATTGTTTGTTATAAACATACACCTTGATGCGTTCTCTGCTGATGGTGCAATTGTGCAATCAAAAGAAGTCCTTGAAATTTACAGAGAATACAAAGACAAAGGGGCTGTTATCTTGCTTGGCGATTTTAACAACGACATACGGGACGACAAGGGAAACACAACGCTTGATGCATTCTTTGACTCGGATGAGATTGTGATAACCAAAAAAATATTTGAGGAGGATGACTTTACCTACCCTTCTTCAAATGCAAAAATTAGGATTGACCATATACTTTATGATCCTGACGAACTGTCTTTAATAAATGAAAGAACTCTGAAAGAAGTGGGCAATGGCTCCGACCACTTGCCTGTTATTGCGACATTCTCTTTTATAGATGAGATATAA
- a CDS encoding DUF389 domain-containing protein: MSLFFAFKNITQEQRESTIKTLITYSTPDQDFFIALVLSTVMATFGLLLDDPVIIIGSVFIAPLLYPFMALSLGFSLSDSTLISRSAKTIFRSVVLAFVVSVVVVLLFGQIGDIESSEIIARNSASLLYFFTAIIASTAATIFIVRNKRTNTALASAAISVSLIPVLSTFSIATATLNLELMRGSFLLLLINILGVIFASIILFSIFDLREKKKVAEKTVISEENRVEKEAKKAEALEKKEDYVQEKKKAQDKKEKKAEDKKEVAKEEKIEKADDPTPTTPPKPQQKPKE; the protein is encoded by the coding sequence ATGTCATTGTTTTTCGCTTTCAAAAATATTACACAAGAGCAAAGAGAGTCAACGATAAAGACCCTCATCACATACAGCACGCCCGACCAGGACTTCTTTATAGCCCTTGTTCTTTCAACGGTGATGGCAACATTTGGGCTATTGCTTGACGATCCTGTGATAATAATAGGAAGCGTTTTCATTGCTCCACTTCTTTATCCTTTTATGGCTTTGTCGCTTGGTTTCTCTCTGTCTGACTCCACCCTCATATCCCGTTCAGCAAAAACAATTTTTCGCTCTGTTGTTTTGGCTTTTGTTGTGTCTGTCGTTGTTGTTCTTTTGTTCGGTCAGATAGGTGATATTGAAAGTAGTGAAATAATCGCAAGAAACAGTGCATCACTACTTTACTTCTTTACAGCAATAATCGCTTCAACTGCGGCTACCATATTCATAGTTCGTAACAAAAGAACAAATACCGCTCTTGCGAGTGCCGCAATCTCTGTATCTCTTATCCCTGTTTTATCAACATTTAGCATAGCAACGGCAACTCTAAATCTTGAGTTAATGCGTGGCTCGTTTTTGCTGTTATTGATAAACATACTTGGTGTTATTTTTGCAAGTATCATACTGTTTTCCATTTTTGATTTAAGGGAAAAGAAAAAAGTAGCAGAAAAAACAGTAATATCAGAGGAAAATCGCGTTGAAAAAGAGGCAAAGAAGGCAGAGGCACTTGAAAAGAAAGAGGACTATGTTCAAGAGAAAAAGAAAGCGCAAGATAAAAAAGAAAAGAAAGCAGAAGACAAAAAGGAAGTAGCAAAGGAAGAAAAAATTGAAAAAGCAGACGACCCAACGCCAACCACACCGCCAAAACCCCAACAAAAACCCAAAGAATGA
- a CDS encoding DUF2779 domain-containing protein, which translates to MNKQISKSEYMMFLKHPAWLWLKKFDKDKIPPPDENLLSLFREGQRFEKVAEQMFSSATKLGFSDFGEYKRLTGKTGQAIRDGAKVILQARFEAPFEKEGSITCISDVVERVEDNTFNLYEIKSSTSLKQDHIKDLAFQKAVLDRVGIDVFKVYVIYVNNQYTRNGEIDPKEISSIDDITRDVSELKEETEDKIRSAFKILNEETKPDFSPKLAEQVALKEWLDICENIYGKIPKESCYNLCRLKVDQLSEFEKLGIKKIKEIPDDFDLNSYQQRQVVITKKGGREIDTENIKNFLSNIKYPLYFLDYETFSKVIPPFDGLRPYQQIPFQYSLHIINKPGEDLVHKEYLHKENSLSIEPLVQQLKNDLGEEGSIVVWYQTFEKGCNTLMSEFVPAEKNYLKSVNERIVDLMIPFSNGYVSDAEFFGSSSIKNVLPVIIPELSYKKLNIQEGASAQRIWAEIVLDGKNPTKRESLFNDLSKYCELDTLAMVKIFEKLDYYTKQN; encoded by the coding sequence ATGAATAAGCAGATTTCCAAATCGGAATATATGATGTTTCTGAAACACCCTGCGTGGCTTTGGCTTAAAAAGTTTGATAAAGATAAGATTCCGCCACCAGATGAAAATTTATTGTCGCTTTTTCGTGAGGGTCAGAGGTTTGAAAAAGTTGCAGAGCAGATGTTTTCTTCTGCCACAAAGCTTGGTTTCAGTGATTTTGGTGAATATAAAAGACTTACAGGCAAAACAGGTCAAGCAATCCGAGACGGAGCAAAGGTCATCCTACAAGCGCGTTTTGAAGCGCCATTTGAAAAAGAGGGGAGTATAACCTGTATATCAGATGTAGTAGAAAGAGTGGAAGACAATACATTTAATCTGTATGAAATAAAGTCAAGCACATCTCTAAAGCAAGACCACATAAAAGATCTTGCATTTCAAAAAGCAGTTCTTGATAGAGTGGGCATAGATGTCTTCAAGGTGTATGTGATATATGTAAACAATCAATACACAAGAAATGGTGAGATAGACCCAAAAGAAATTTCTTCTATAGATGATATAACAAGAGATGTGTCAGAACTTAAAGAAGAGACAGAAGATAAAATAAGAAGTGCTTTCAAAATCTTAAACGAAGAGACAAAGCCCGATTTCTCACCGAAGCTTGCAGAGCAGGTGGCATTAAAAGAATGGCTGGATATTTGTGAAAACATTTACGGAAAGATACCAAAAGAAAGTTGCTACAATTTGTGTAGACTGAAAGTAGATCAGTTAAGCGAGTTTGAAAAATTGGGAATAAAAAAAATAAAAGAAATTCCAGATGACTTTGATCTTAATTCGTACCAACAGAGACAGGTTGTTATAACAAAGAAGGGGGGGAGGGAGATAGACACGGAAAACATAAAAAATTTTCTCTCAAACATAAAATACCCGTTATATTTCCTTGATTATGAGACTTTTTCAAAAGTAATACCGCCTTTTGATGGTCTTAGACCATATCAGCAGATACCTTTTCAATATTCACTACATATCATAAATAAACCTGGTGAGGACTTGGTTCATAAAGAGTATTTACACAAAGAAAATAGTCTATCAATTGAACCCCTTGTTCAACAATTAAAAAATGATTTGGGGGAAGAGGGTAGCATTGTGGTGTGGTACCAGACATTTGAGAAAGGGTGTAATACGCTTATGTCTGAGTTTGTCCCTGCAGAGAAAAATTATTTAAAAAGTGTTAATGAAAGAATAGTGGATCTTATGATTCCATTTTCAAATGGCTATGTGTCAGATGCGGAGTTTTTCGGCAGTTCTTCCATAAAGAATGTTCTTCCGGTTATCATCCCAGAGTTGTCATATAAAAAACTCAATATACAGGAAGGCGCTTCCGCACAGAGAATTTGGGCAGAAATTGTGTTGGACGGAAAAAACCCTACAAAGAGGGAATCTTTATTCAACGATTTATCAAAATATTGTGAGCTTGATACGCTTGCTATGGTAAAGATATTTGAGAAGCTGGATTATTACACAAAACAAAATTGA
- a CDS encoding PEP-utilizing enzyme: MRLHSLSKISRRRDVCNKGYCLQKIKIAGHNVASGFIVPTKYPLEQMQEKVLKEFDQLGTDKVIVRSSFSSEDEKTRSYAGVFNSITNVGRSKLISKIKEVVGGRDGMAVVIQEMKKPDISGVMFTDNGRGDVRIELAKGGVSRIVSGKTTPEVCEIVRNRVIYDGKLISPKKISRLKRAGDNLQKLFGCPQDVEWAFIGDKLYIFQSRPITKFPNKMYVLEEVREYADLFILDHHLLKSMNEFLEKEFNGFYLKSCVLKYNPKKKMITKYIDQKEFKAYIGLVISRAKEDKRWLHKILYKDMKNMILENKDYLDKKRLVTNKSEFLRYMRVVEKFTPLYSLTHSFALNPEVGKRENKMAIKHRKFLEKYSDVDMDIVAPFIQSLKNNQRKALMTSTLDMFKENKTKEMKKTMYFIDGSIVSSKDVQRHLKKLNMSFEKQNIKGVKVLHGNPIYPKDVKGRVCILRSVRDMKKFHKGSILVASSFGPEYYKLVEESNGVVVENGGELSHAAIHAREWKKSCVIGVKNAKNILKDGQMISVTKTGKIFIH, translated from the coding sequence ATGAGACTTCACTCGCTCAGTAAAATATCCCGTAGGCGTGATGTTTGTAACAAGGGCTATTGTTTACAAAAAATTAAAATCGCAGGACACAATGTTGCAAGTGGTTTTATTGTGCCTACTAAATATCCACTGGAGCAGATGCAGGAAAAGGTTCTAAAAGAATTTGACCAGCTTGGCACGGACAAGGTTATAGTCAGATCATCATTCTCTAGTGAGGATGAAAAAACTAGAAGTTATGCTGGGGTTTTTAATTCCATAACAAATGTAGGTAGATCTAAACTTATCAGTAAGATAAAGGAGGTTGTTGGGGGTAGAGATGGGATGGCAGTGGTGATACAGGAGATGAAAAAACCCGATATATCTGGTGTTATGTTCACTGATAACGGAAGGGGTGATGTAAGGATAGAGCTGGCGAAGGGCGGGGTCAGCAGAATTGTATCAGGAAAGACAACTCCCGAGGTGTGCGAAATTGTTCGGAATCGTGTCATATATGACGGAAAATTAATATCGCCCAAAAAAATCTCCCGTCTTAAGAGGGCTGGAGATAATCTCCAGAAACTTTTTGGATGTCCCCAAGATGTGGAATGGGCGTTTATAGGAGACAAGCTCTATATTTTTCAGTCTCGTCCTATAACCAAATTCCCAAACAAGATGTATGTACTGGAAGAGGTTCGAGAATATGCAGATTTATTCATATTAGACCACCATCTGTTAAAGTCAATGAATGAGTTTCTTGAGAAAGAATTTAATGGATTTTACCTGAAATCCTGTGTTTTGAAATACAACCCAAAAAAGAAAATGATAACAAAATATATAGACCAAAAGGAATTCAAGGCATATATAGGACTGGTGATAAGCAGAGCGAAGGAAGATAAAAGGTGGCTCCATAAAATTCTATACAAGGATATGAAAAATATGATTCTCGAAAATAAAGATTATTTGGACAAGAAGAGGTTGGTGACAAATAAGTCGGAGTTTTTGCGTTATATGAGGGTGGTGGAGAAATTCACACCACTCTATTCCCTAACACACTCTTTTGCACTAAACCCTGAAGTGGGAAAAAGAGAGAATAAGATGGCGATAAAACACAGAAAGTTTCTTGAAAAATATTCGGATGTTGATATGGATATCGTAGCACCATTTATACAATCCCTAAAAAATAATCAGAGAAAAGCACTGATGACATCAACTCTTGATATGTTTAAGGAGAATAAGACAAAAGAGATGAAAAAAACTATGTATTTTATAGATGGGTCTATAGTTTCCAGTAAAGATGTCCAACGACATCTTAAAAAACTTAATATGTCTTTTGAAAAGCAAAATATAAAAGGGGTAAAAGTGTTGCACGGCAACCCAATTTATCCTAAAGATGTAAAAGGTCGTGTCTGCATATTAAGGTCTGTAAGAGATATGAAAAAGTTTCACAAAGGATCTATTCTTGTCGCGTCTTCGTTTGGACCAGAATATTACAAGTTGGTTGAGGAATCAAATGGTGTGGTGGTTGAGAATGGAGGAGAATTGTCACACGCTGCAATACACGCAAGAGAGTGGAAAAAGTCCTGTGTGATAGGCGTTAAAAATGCAAAAAACATTCTCAAAGATGGACAAATGATTAGTGTTACAAAAACAGGGAAAATCTTTATACACTAA
- a CDS encoding endonuclease III: protein MTPQKQKERNARATKLIKGLNKLFPDAKLVLNYKTHWELMVAVQLSAQCTDKKVNQVTKTLFKKYPKFQDYINADRAEFEKDIHSTGFYHNKTKNILAAAKMLDKDFGGKMPRNMKEMLKLPGVARKTANVILGNLFNVVEGIVVDTHMIRFARRFDLTDYKDAVKIERDLMEVIPKKDWFAFTYKVVEYGRSYGNPRGNKDLHQKDPLTKIYPKAKNFWP from the coding sequence ATGACACCGCAAAAACAAAAAGAAAGAAATGCCCGTGCAACCAAACTCATAAAAGGGCTTAATAAACTTTTTCCAGATGCAAAACTCGTGTTAAATTACAAGACACATTGGGAACTTATGGTTGCTGTTCAACTCTCAGCACAATGCACAGACAAGAAAGTTAATCAGGTTACAAAAACACTTTTTAAAAAATATCCAAAGTTTCAGGACTATATAAACGCCGACAGGGCAGAGTTTGAGAAAGACATACACTCAACTGGTTTTTATCATAACAAGACCAAAAACATTCTTGCTGCCGCTAAAATGTTAGACAAAGATTTTGGTGGTAAAATGCCGAGAAACATGAAAGAGATGCTTAAGTTGCCAGGGGTGGCGCGCAAAACTGCCAATGTCATTTTAGGCAACCTTTTCAATGTGGTTGAGGGAATCGTTGTAGACACCCATATGATCCGTTTTGCGCGCCGATTTGACCTTACGGACTACAAAGACGCAGTAAAAATAGAGAGAGATTTGATGGAGGTGATACCAAAAAAAGACTGGTTTGCTTTCACCTACAAGGTCGTTGAGTATGGAAGGTCATACGGCAACCCAAGAGGGAATAAAGACCTACACCAGAAAGACCCATTAACAAAAATCTACCCAAAAGCAAAAAATTTCTGGCCTTAA